The nucleotide window CCCCCCCCCCATCGGAATAAGCTATCCAAACTCAGACCACGGAAGTGGCATCTGAAGGCGTTGGTCCAGAAGGGACTATCCTTTCTTCCCGATCCGGAAAAGGCCAACCATGTCTTTCAGAAATATGTGACCAAGGGGGTCCATCTGGATGATGAGCATTTTGGTTATAAGATAGAGCATGCATCTGATCATATCCGATATGCTCAAGCATATCTCGATACTGATAGGGACCTTGAAATTCTTGAACTAGGTACTGGCTGGTATCCGATCATCCCTATCTCATTCTACCTCTCTGGGCTGGGATCGGTCACCAGTCTGGATATACAGTCCTGGCTGACTGCAGATTCCCTACGGACGGCCATTCACAAGATGGTGGAATGGAGAGCCGATGGTCGATTAAATACCTATCTGACTTCCATCGATGAAGCCAGATGGGAAGAACTCATACAGATCACTGCTGACCCTAGGCTGTCTCGCGAAGCGATGTGTGAGAAAATCTGACTATCCACACTGCTTATCGATGCACGAGCTACTGGCCTGGCTGAGAGCTCCTTCGATTTCATCTGTTCCAACAACACCTTCGAGCATATCTATCCAAACGTCCTCAGCGATATTCTGAAGGAATTCAAACGGGTTTTGAAAGCAGATGGACTGATGAGCCACTTCATCGACCTTTCCGATAATTTTGCCCATTTCGATCATTCCATCACCATCTACAATTTCCTGCGTTTCAGCACGGATCGTTGGAATATGATCGATAACAGCATCCAACCTCAGAACAGGCTTCGTTGGAAGGAGTACAAAGAGAAGTACCAGGAATTGGATATCCCGATCACGGAAGAATCCATTCGAGAAGGCGAACTCGAATTACTTGCGCAAGTCGATGTACATCCTCAGTTCGATGCCTTCAGTGCAGAGGAATTGGCCATCAGCCACGGCTATCTCATCAGCAAATTCGATCCATAAAAAAAGGCGACCCGAGGTCGCCTTTCAAAGTCTTAATGGCTAGTGATCAGTCTCCCATCTTCGCCATGATCGCCTTCCGCTTCTCCAACTGATTGGTACGCGCGTAGATCTCAGCTAGCGAGACCATTGTCGATCTGTCTTCGGGACTGAGCTCATGGGCCTTTTCCAAGTAAGGAAGTGCCTTGGTCATCACATCATCGGCTTTTGCTTTTGCTGCTTGATATTCCTTTACCTTGTGGGTAGGGATGGCATTCGCATCATTGATCATCTCTACCGCTTCATTGAAGTAGCTAGCACCCAGGTTGTAGTTTGCATCGAAGTATGAAGGCTCCAGCTCGATGGCTTTTTTATAGGCTGCTCTTGCCTCTTCCTTATTGCCTGTGTTATCAAGCACTGCACCTACATTATATTGCAATTCGTGATTTTCAGGGTCCTGTGCCAAAGTCCTATTCAGGTAATCCAATGCCTTATCCATCTCACCCTTGCCTAAGTAGATATTCACCATATCGATCAAAAGCCCTTGGTCACTTGGATAAGCCTCCACACCATCATAGATGGCCTGTTCAGCGGCAGCAGTATCACCTGCTGCCAAGTGTATTTCAGACATGAACTTGAAGATGGCGGGCTCATCAAAACCTGCTTCCAATGAGCGTTGATAGTATTTCAAGGCATTGGCATCATCATCTGCTCGGTCAGCAGAAAGAGCGGCATTATAGATGGCCAGTGTATCGGTGATGCCCATGCTCTCCGAGAGAAGCATAGACTGCTCGAACATCTGGAATGCTCCCGCATAATCATTCGCATTGTAGCGATTGATCCCAGTGTTCATGGCCAGATTCTGCATGACCGCGAGACCCTGCTTATGCTCCATCTCATAATTGCCCTTGGAGTCCAACTCCATGGCTTTCTGATAACTCTCTGCCGCGAGGGAAACCGGATTTTCACTGACAGCAGCGATCTCAGGCTTGTCGAGGTGACGTGAGACCAGTTCATAGATGTTTGCCCTGTATCTCCAGGTCTTCTCCTTCATGCCTGTCTTCTCATGAGCGATGGCCGGTTCGATCTCCTGGATGGCCTCTGCCAACTCTTCAGCCGCAGCGGCAAAGTCCTCTGCCATGATCTTCTCCAGTGCCGCATCATAGCTGAATTTGGCATTGGTTACCTTACTTGACTGGGCCATGATCATCAGACCGGCAGTCAAGCAGAACACGGTCAGGATATTTCTTTTCAAATGGTTCATTTTCAAATATTTAGCGATGGTCGTATTATTCATCCACCTCATCATTATCAAAAGCTTTGCCAGAATCCTCAGGACTGTCTGTATCGCTGTCTGGGCTTGGGTTCTCCTGTGAATCTGTTTCTCCATCCACTCCCTCGGTGCCTTCGGCATCGCCTTCAGTTCCTTCTTCATCCAGGCTCACATTGAACTCATTCTCCAGGTGGTCGACCTCGATCTTGGCCACAGCCGCGATCTCATCTTTCCCTTTCAGATTGATGAGTCGTACACCTTGCGTGGCTCTTCCCATTACGCGCATTTCTTCCACATCCAATCGGATAGCAATACCGGATTTGTTGATGATCATCAACTGATCCCCATCGCTCACCTGTTTGATGGCGATCAATGCACCTGTCTTATCGGTGATGGTCAGGGTCTTCACCCCTTTACCTCCACGTTTGGTGATACGGTAGATGGGTTCACCGTCATCCGGATCGTTCAGATACGTACGTTTTCCGTATCCATTCTCACTTACCACCAGCACGGTCTTGTTGGGATCATCCACACAGATCATACCTACCACTTCATCTTTTGGTCCGCTGAGACTGATACCTCGGACTCCAGAAGCCGTTCTGCCCATCGAGCGTACATCCTTTTCATTGAATCGGATGGCACGTCCGGCCGTTGTCGCCAACAGGACTTCGTTCTGCCCGTTGGTCAATTTAGCCTCCAGCAGCTCATCTCCTTCACGTATGGTGATCGCATTGATACCGTTCTGACGAGGTCTGGAGTAGGCTTCCAGTTGTGTCTTCTTGACCACACCTTTCTTGGTGGCCATCATGATGTAGTGACTGTTCAAGACTTCTTCATCCTTGAGGTCCTTTACATTGATATAGGCCATGATCCTGTCATCCGACTCTATATTCAGTAGATTCTGAATGGCTCGACCCTTGGAGGTCTTGGACCCTTCCGGAATCTCGAACACCCGCATCCAGAAGCACTTACCCTTCTTGGTGAAGATGAGCATGTAGTTGTGATTGGTCGCCAGCAGGAGGTGTTCGAGGAAGTCCTCGTTACGCGTGGTCGATCCCCGCGAACCGACACCCCCGCGTGATTGGGTGCGGTACTCGGTCAATGAGGTCCGCTTGATATAGCCCAAATGGGAGATGGTGATGACCACAGACTCATCTGCGATCATATCCTCCATGCGGAAATCGGCTCCACTGTATTCGATAAGGGTCTTACGCTCGTCTCCGTATTTCTCCTTGACCTCTTCGAGTTCTTCTTTGATGATACTCATCCGTAGGTCCTCATTTCCGAGAATGGACTTCAGACGCTCGATAGTCTTCATCAGGTCATCGTACTCGGCTCTGATCTTGTCGCGCTCGAGTCCGGTGAGTTTCTGGAGCCGCATATCCAAGATCGCCTTGGCCTGGATCTCCGAAAGCTCGAACTGTTTCATCAGTCCCTCTTTGGCCTCTTCTGGATTGGCCGAAGAACGGATCAATGCGATGACTTCATCCAGATTGTCGATGGCGATCAACAAGCCCTCTAGGATGTGGGCACGCTCCTCTGCTTTACGCAATTCGTAGCGCGTCCTTCTCACCACGACCTCGTGTCTATGCTCCACGAATTCGCGGATCATATCCTTGAGGTTCAGGAGCTGAGGCCTTCCTTTTACAAGAGCAATGTTATTAACTGAGAATGAGGTCTGTAGAGCCGTGTACTTATACAGCTTGTTCAATACCACATTCGGTATGGAATCGCGCTTCAATTCATATACGATGCGCATTCCGTTCCGGTCGGATTCATCCCGGATATCGGAGATGCCTTCTATCTTTTTATCGTTGACCAGATCAGCGGTCTTCTTGATCATGTCGGCCTTGTTGACCTGATAAGGAATCTCTTCTACGATGATCACTTCGCGACCACTCTTGTTCTCCTCGATGCGTGCCTTTCCTCTGACGACTACCCGACCGCGTCCTGTCTCGAATGCTTCTCGCACACCGTCATAGCCATATATGGTACCCCCGGTAGGGAAGTCAGGAGCTTTGACATGCTCCATCAGACCGGCCACATCGATCTCTCGATTGTCGATATAGGCGATAGTCGCATTGACCACTTCGGTCAGGTTGTGTGGAGGCATGTTGGTAGCCATCCCCACTGCGATACCACTTGCTCCATTGACCAAGAGGGCAGGAATACGTGTAGGCAGTACCGAGGGCTCTTCCAGGGAGTCATCGAAGTTGGGTGTGAAGTCGACCGTCTCTTTGTCAAGATCCGACAGGAGTTCTTCCGCTAATTTCCTGAGTTTGGCCTCGGTATATCGCATGGCCGCTGGGCTATCCCCATCGACCGAACCGAAGTTTCCCTGCCCATTGACCAATGGATAACGCAAGGACCAGTCCTGTGCCATACGCACCATCGCGTCATAGACCGAGGTGTCACCGTGTGGGTGATACTTACCGAGCACCTCACCTACGATCCTTGCGGACTTCTTGTAGGCCCTGCTAGCAGTCACTCCCAATTCCAACATTCCATATAGCACCCTGCGGTGTACTGGCTTCAGTCCATCCCTCACATCTGGAAGGGCACGGGAAACGATAACGCTCATCGAATAATCGATGTACGCGCTCTTCATCTCATCCTCTATATTGACTGGAATTATTTTTTCTCCTTCTGCCATTTCGTCATTCTGATTATGTCTTGCCGACCCTACGGGTCAGTCTACCTCTTGAGAGCCGTGAAAATACCCATTTGGCGGCAGCTCAGGCCCGGTTATTGCTGTCTATATTTTGCACAATTGTTCACAGAATTCTGTGAATAATCGAAGGGTCACCGAAATAGCTTCGGATGGACTAAAAATACCTTTGAAACGAGCGGTATCGTACACGAAAGATTTGCTCGGACGAATTGAATTCTCTTATTTAGACGATAGGTAAGAGAGGTAATCTTTAAGAATCAGGATGGAAGCAAAATTCTCACCCCGCGTCAGGGACGTAATCACATACAGTCGAGAGGAGGCTCTGAGACTGGGACACAACTACATAGGTGTCGAACACTTCATGCTAGGCATTCTCCGCGAAGGAGAAGGTACTGCGATACAACTGCTCAAGAAATTGAATGTGGATCTGATCGGATTCAGGCGCATGCTCGAGTCCAGTATCGAATCCACGGCCAATGTCAAGGCTGCCAATGCGGATAATCTCCCACTGGTCAAGCAAGCTGAAAAGATATTGAAGGTGACCTATCTGGAGGCCAAGGTCCATAAGAGCAATACCATAGGCACGGATCACCTCCTTCTTTCCATCCTGAAGGACGATACCAATGTGGCCACACGTCAACTCCACAACATGGGGATAGATTATCACAAGGTCAATGACCTCATGGAACCTTCTCAGACCGGAAATCTCGACATCCGAGCGGAGATACCCAACGAGCCTGAAGATGACGATGACGGGCTGCGAGGAGAAATGGGCGGAGGTACCAGCCGGAAGGTAGGTGACTCCAAGAGCAAGACACCTGTCCTGGATAATTTCGGTAGAGACCTCACCCTACAGGCGGAAGAAGGAAAGCTGGACCCTATCGTAGGGCGTCAGAAGGAGATAGAACGGGTCTCACAGATCCTGAGTCGTAGGAAGAAGAACAATCCGGTACTGATCGGTGAGCCGGGTGTAGGTAAATCTGCCATTGCAGAAGGACTGGCACTCCGCATCGTGCAGCGCAAAGTGTCGCGTGTGCTCTTCGACAAGCGCATCATCGCGCTGGATATTGCCTCGCTGGTGGCCGGTACCAAATACCGTGGTCAGTTCGAGGAGCGCATGAAGGCCGTGATGAACGAACTCGAGAAATCCCCGGATGTCATCTTGTTCATCGATGAGATCCACACGATCGTTGGTGCCGGAGGTGCATCCGGTAGTCTGGATGCCTCCAATATGTTCAAGCCGGCCCTTGCGCGTGGAGAGATCCAATGCATAGGAGCGACCACATTGGACGAGTACCGCCAGCACATCGAGAAGGATGGCGCCTTGGAGCGCAGATTCCAGAAGGTCTTGGTAGAGCCAACGAGCATCGAGGAGACCATTGAGATCCTGCACAATATCAAAGAGAAATACGAAGACCACCACGGTGTCAATTATACCGATCCGGCCATAGAGGCCTGTGTCAAATTGACCTCGCGATATATGTCCGATAGACACCTTCCCGATAAGGCCATCGATGCCTTGGACGAAGTAGGGTCACGCGTACACATCACCAATATCAAGGTGCCCAAGGAGATCCTCAAGCTGGAAGAACAGATAGAGGACGTCAAGGAGGAGAAGAACAAAGTGGTGCGCAGTCAGAAGTATGAGGAGGCCGCCAAGTTGAGAGATAAGGAAAGGCAACTCACCGAAGAGCTGGACAAGGCCAAGACCGAATGGGAGGCCAAGGCACGTGAGCAGCGAGAGATCGTGGATGTGAATGCCGTAGAAGATGTAGTGGCCATGATGACCGGTATCCCGGTGCAGCGTATCGCTGAGAAAGAAAGCGGGCGATTGGCACGCATGAAGGATGAGATCGGTGACAAGGTCATCGGTCAGGAAGAGGCCGTGGTCAAGGTGGTCAAAGCCATCCAACGGAATCGGGCTGGACTCAAGGATCCCAACAAGCCTGTGGGATCGTTTATATTCCTCGGGCCCACCGGTGTAGGTAAGACCCAATTGGCCAAAGTACTCGCCAAGCACATGTTCGACAGTGAGGATGCCCTCATCCGTATCGACATGAGTGAGTATATGGAGAAGTTCGCTGTATCCCGTCTCATCGGAGCACCTCCGGGATATGTCGGGTATGAAGAAGGGGGACAATTGACCGAGAAGGTCCGCAGGAAGCCCTACTCCATCGTGCTCTTGGATGAGATCGAAAAGGCTCACCCAGATGTATTCAATCTCCTACTCCAGGCCCTGGATGATGGTCAACTGACCGATTCCCTCGGGCGTAGGATCGATTTCCGGAACACGATCATGATCATGACTTCGAATATCGGTGCACGACAGCTGCAGGATTTCGGTCAGGGTGTAGGATTCAGTACGAATGCCAAGCAGGATAGTGCTGATGCGCATGCGAGAAGTGTGATCAACAGTGCTCTGAAGAAGACCTTTGCACCGGAATTCTTGAATAGGATCGATGACATCGTGCTCTTCAATTCCTTGTCACAGGACGATATCCATAAGATCATCGATATCGAATTGGCCAAGCTCTACGGTCGTATCCAAGAACTGGGATATAGCATCAAGATGTCCAAGGATGCGAAGAACTTCATCGCCAGCAAAGGCTATGATGCCAAGTTCGGAGCACGTCCATTGAGTCGTTCTATCCAGAAATATGTGGAAGACCCTCTAGCCGAGGAGATCGTGAATCAGAATCTCGAAGAAGGCGATTCTATCAGTATCGGATTCGATAAGAAGAAGGAGGAGATCACCATCAAGATCGGCAAGTCGAAGAAGCAGGCCGAGAGCGATGATGAGAAGTAGAGCGGGACGAGCTTAGTCCTTCCAATTTATATTGCACAGATTGAGTTTCCACAATCTGCCTTTCTTCCCTTTGCTGGACTCTTCACTGATGTAGAGGTCGCATTCGGTCATGTGTATAAGTGCCTCTTTCCTCGATTTTTTCAGTGGGAAATAGCGATACGCCCCATCAAAGAATTCATCTTTCTTGTAGGCAAAGAAGAAGTGCAAGGCATCGTTGCTGAGCAAGGCAAGCTTGCGACCGTCCACTCCGATGTCTGCAGAGGTTATCTTGATATTCAGATCCGGATCCTCCCAGAAGAATTCTCCGATGAAGTCCGCAGTATGCAACCCAGCTGCATCGGGTAGGGAATAGAGCATGAGGCTGTTATCCTTCTCATCGCATCGGTCCTTGGAAAAGATATAGAGCTTATTCCTCGACCAGGTCATGGCCTCGAAATCGTAATGGCACTCGCTGTTCAATCCATCATCCGGTAGCACGAATTCTATGACTTCAGGACGGACACTGTCCCCGGTGATATCTGCTACGTTCAATTTGTAAATGCTCAGACGGTCCCGTTTCTGCTTGTTGTTCCCGGTATCGGCCAGATAGA belongs to Flavobacteriales bacterium and includes:
- a CDS encoding ATP-dependent Clp protease ATP-binding subunit translates to MEAKFSPRVRDVITYSREEALRLGHNYIGVEHFMLGILREGEGTAIQLLKKLNVDLIGFRRMLESSIESTANVKAANADNLPLVKQAEKILKVTYLEAKVHKSNTIGTDHLLLSILKDDTNVATRQLHNMGIDYHKVNDLMEPSQTGNLDIRAEIPNEPEDDDDGLRGEMGGGTSRKVGDSKSKTPVLDNFGRDLTLQAEEGKLDPIVGRQKEIERVSQILSRRKKNNPVLIGEPGVGKSAIAEGLALRIVQRKVSRVLFDKRIIALDIASLVAGTKYRGQFEERMKAVMNELEKSPDVILFIDEIHTIVGAGGASGSLDASNMFKPALARGEIQCIGATTLDEYRQHIEKDGALERRFQKVLVEPTSIEETIEILHNIKEKYEDHHGVNYTDPAIEACVKLTSRYMSDRHLPDKAIDALDEVGSRVHITNIKVPKEILKLEEQIEDVKEEKNKVVRSQKYEEAAKLRDKERQLTEELDKAKTEWEAKAREQREIVDVNAVEDVVAMMTGIPVQRIAEKESGRLARMKDEIGDKVIGQEEAVVKVVKAIQRNRAGLKDPNKPVGSFIFLGPTGVGKTQLAKVLAKHMFDSEDALIRIDMSEYMEKFAVSRLIGAPPGYVGYEEGGQLTEKVRRKPYSIVLLDEIEKAHPDVFNLLLQALDDGQLTDSLGRRIDFRNTIMIMTSNIGARQLQDFGQGVGFSTNAKQDSADAHARSVINSALKKTFAPEFLNRIDDIVLFNSLSQDDIHKIIDIELAKLYGRIQELGYSIKMSKDAKNFIASKGYDAKFGARPLSRSIQKYVEDPLAEEIVNQNLEEGDSISIGFDKKKEEITIKIGKSKKQAESDDEK
- a CDS encoding class I SAM-dependent methyltransferase, coding for MLIDARATGLAESSFDFICSNNTFEHIYPNVLSDILKEFKRVLKADGLMSHFIDLSDNFAHFDHSITIYNFLRFSTDRWNMIDNSIQPQNRLRWKEYKEKYQELDIPITEESIREGELELLAQVDVHPQFDAFSAEELAISHGYLISKFDP
- the gyrA gene encoding DNA gyrase subunit A — translated: MAEGEKIIPVNIEDEMKSAYIDYSMSVIVSRALPDVRDGLKPVHRRVLYGMLELGVTASRAYKKSARIVGEVLGKYHPHGDTSVYDAMVRMAQDWSLRYPLVNGQGNFGSVDGDSPAAMRYTEAKLRKLAEELLSDLDKETVDFTPNFDDSLEEPSVLPTRIPALLVNGASGIAVGMATNMPPHNLTEVVNATIAYIDNREIDVAGLMEHVKAPDFPTGGTIYGYDGVREAFETGRGRVVVRGKARIEENKSGREVIIVEEIPYQVNKADMIKKTADLVNDKKIEGISDIRDESDRNGMRIVYELKRDSIPNVVLNKLYKYTALQTSFSVNNIALVKGRPQLLNLKDMIREFVEHRHEVVVRRTRYELRKAEERAHILEGLLIAIDNLDEVIALIRSSANPEEAKEGLMKQFELSEIQAKAILDMRLQKLTGLERDKIRAEYDDLMKTIERLKSILGNEDLRMSIIKEELEEVKEKYGDERKTLIEYSGADFRMEDMIADESVVITISHLGYIKRTSLTEYRTQSRGGVGSRGSTTRNEDFLEHLLLATNHNYMLIFTKKGKCFWMRVFEIPEGSKTSKGRAIQNLLNIESDDRIMAYINVKDLKDEEVLNSHYIMMATKKGVVKKTQLEAYSRPRQNGINAITIREGDELLEAKLTNGQNEVLLATTAGRAIRFNEKDVRSMGRTASGVRGISLSGPKDEVVGMICVDDPNKTVLVVSENGYGKRTYLNDPDDGEPIYRITKRGGKGVKTLTITDKTGALIAIKQVSDGDQLMIINKSGIAIRLDVEEMRVMGRATQGVRLINLKGKDEIAAVAKIEVDHLENEFNVSLDEEGTEGDAEGTEGVDGETDSQENPSPDSDTDSPEDSGKAFDNDEVDE
- a CDS encoding tetratricopeptide repeat protein, which gives rise to MNHLKRNILTVFCLTAGLMIMAQSSKVTNAKFSYDAALEKIMAEDFAAAAEELAEAIQEIEPAIAHEKTGMKEKTWRYRANIYELVSRHLDKPEIAAVSENPVSLAAESYQKAMELDSKGNYEMEHKQGLAVMQNLAMNTGINRYNANDYAGAFQMFEQSMLLSESMGITDTLAIYNAALSADRADDDANALKYYQRSLEAGFDEPAIFKFMSEIHLAAGDTAAAEQAIYDGVEAYPSDQGLLIDMVNIYLGKGEMDKALDYLNRTLAQDPENHELQYNVGAVLDNTGNKEEARAAYKKAIELEPSYFDANYNLGASYFNEAVEMINDANAIPTHKVKEYQAAKAKADDVMTKALPYLEKAHELSPEDRSTMVSLAEIYARTNQLEKRKAIMAKMGD